A genomic stretch from Petrimonas mucosa includes:
- a CDS encoding TraB/GumN family protein — protein sequence MKIRNIAGCLLLLLALAACATTKNKTSSLLWRISGNGLESPSYLFGTHHLIPLSILDSIPGLHEAFDKTEQTVGELDMSRMNEMQAVIMGAAIMPDGYDYRSLTSESDFRLIDKMLKEYTGMGLEQLDRMKPAMLKNLIIVTLYHKYYPTLSEEISIDQYFQEEAARRSRPVRSLETAEEQAHLLLESQSIERQVELLVCLVHHPEMLKAEIDRLQSAYMAQDLHALNTIYEEELPDDPCPSTPEEKRAINQDRNERWLSLLPDMMQEKPSFIAVGCLHLVGKEGLIEGLRKLGYRVDPVK from the coding sequence ATGAAGATAAGAAATATAGCCGGATGCCTGCTCCTCCTGCTTGCCCTGGCAGCCTGTGCTACTACAAAAAACAAGACCAGTTCGCTGTTGTGGCGAATCTCGGGGAACGGACTGGAGTCTCCCTCCTATCTGTTCGGGACACATCACCTGATCCCGTTATCGATTCTGGACAGCATCCCCGGTCTGCACGAAGCGTTCGACAAGACGGAGCAGACGGTGGGAGAACTGGATATGAGCAGAATGAATGAGATGCAGGCAGTGATCATGGGAGCGGCCATCATGCCTGACGGATACGACTACCGGTCGTTGACAAGCGAATCGGACTTCCGGTTGATCGACAAGATGCTGAAGGAGTATACCGGCATGGGGTTGGAGCAGCTCGACAGGATGAAGCCGGCCATGCTGAAAAACTTGATTATCGTCACGCTCTATCATAAATATTACCCTACACTTTCGGAGGAGATCAGCATCGATCAATATTTCCAGGAGGAAGCGGCGAGGCGTTCCCGTCCTGTGCGGTCGCTGGAGACCGCCGAAGAGCAGGCCCATCTTCTGTTGGAGTCGCAATCTATCGAAAGACAGGTCGAACTGCTTGTCTGTCTGGTGCATCACCCCGAGATGCTGAAAGCAGAAATCGACCGGCTACAGTCGGCATATATGGCCCAGGATCTCCATGCACTCAATACGATATATGAAGAGGAGCTACCCGATGATCCCTGCCCCTCCACCCCGGAAGAAAAAAGAGCTATCAACCAGGACCGGAACGAACGATGGTTATCACTGCTGCCCGACATGATGCAGGAAAAGCCTTCATTCATTGCGGTAGGGTGTCTCCACCTGGTGGGCAAGGAGGGGCTGATCGAGGGGCTTCGCAAATTGGGATACCGGGTTGACCCGGTGAAATAG
- a CDS encoding IS30 family transposase: MKKYKQLTSEQRYAIYLGLENGDTQRTIASLIGVSPSAVSRELQRNKDKRGGYSWRLAHEMAMERRERLPGNRATPEWIKQKVIRLVRKDWSPGQISGHLRKKENIRVSHETIYKWIREDKKAGGDLYKHCRHRLKHRKRPVGSVRGIPNRRSIRERPVEADGKRFGDFEMDTMIGADQSEAILTVTERKTNLVMIGELPRGRDSKGLAKVLCRMLLPYKDVIRTITTDNGLEFAAHERITEMLEAPVYFTDPYSAWQKGSIENANKLIRQYIPKGASFKNYPPDRLKRIQHRLNERPRKKLDFNTPKVEFYKQLM, from the coding sequence ATGAAAAAATACAAACAGTTAACTTCAGAACAAAGGTACGCGATTTATTTAGGTTTAGAAAACGGTGACACCCAGCGGACGATCGCTAGCTTGATAGGTGTCAGTCCTTCAGCGGTGTCCAGGGAGTTGCAGCGCAACAAGGACAAGCGCGGGGGCTACTCGTGGCGACTGGCCCACGAGATGGCGATGGAGAGAAGGGAACGCCTGCCCGGCAACCGGGCCACCCCGGAATGGATCAAACAAAAGGTGATCCGGCTCGTGCGCAAGGACTGGTCGCCCGGGCAAATCAGCGGACACCTGAGAAAGAAGGAGAATATCCGGGTCTCCCACGAGACCATCTACAAGTGGATCCGGGAGGACAAGAAGGCCGGGGGCGACCTTTACAAGCATTGCCGTCACAGGCTCAAGCACCGCAAGAGACCGGTGGGCTCCGTTAGAGGCATCCCCAACCGCAGGAGCATCCGGGAAAGGCCCGTGGAGGCCGACGGGAAGCGCTTCGGCGACTTCGAGATGGACACGATGATAGGGGCCGACCAGTCGGAGGCGATACTGACGGTGACGGAAAGGAAGACGAACCTCGTGATGATCGGGGAACTGCCCCGCGGAAGGGACTCGAAAGGGTTGGCCAAGGTGCTGTGCCGCATGTTGCTACCCTACAAGGACGTGATAAGGACGATCACCACGGACAACGGCTTGGAGTTCGCGGCGCACGAACGGATCACGGAGATGCTGGAAGCCCCGGTGTACTTCACCGACCCCTATTCGGCATGGCAAAAAGGATCGATCGAAAACGCGAACAAGCTCATCCGGCAATACATCCCCAAGGGGGCGTCCTTCAAGAACTATCCACCCGACAGATTGAAGCGGATACAGCACAGGCTGAATGAAAGACCGAGGAAAAAATTGGACTTTAACACACCCAAAGTTGAGTTTTACAAACAATTAATGTAA
- the trpB gene encoding tryptophan synthase subunit beta, with the protein MQKFSVDKSGFYGEFGGAYIPEILHRCVTELQDSYLEILESDAFREEFNRLLRDYVGRPSPLYLSGYLSARHGCRVYLKREDLNHTGAHKINNTIGQILVAKQLGKSRIIAETGAGQHGVATATVCALMQMECIVYMGKTDVERQAVNVRKMEMLGATVVPVTSGNMTLKDATNEAIRDWCCNPANTHYIIGSTVGPHPYPDMVARLQSVISEEIGRQLMEKENRPSPDYLVACVGGGSNAAGTIYHFLAEERVKIVLAEAGGKGIHSGESAATIQIGTEGIIHGCKTLVMQTEDGQITEPYSISAGLDYPGIGPIHAHLAKTRRAKVVAVNDDEALRAGLALTRNEGIIPALESAHAIAALDKIRFNQGDLVVLTLSGRGDKDLETYFKINDIIE; encoded by the coding sequence ATGCAAAAATTTTCAGTGGATAAATCGGGATTTTACGGTGAATTCGGCGGGGCCTATATCCCCGAAATTCTTCACCGCTGCGTCACCGAACTGCAGGACTCCTACCTGGAGATCCTGGAAAGCGACGCCTTCAGGGAGGAGTTCAACCGGCTGCTGAGGGATTATGTGGGCAGGCCGTCTCCGCTCTACCTCTCCGGCTACCTCTCCGCCAGGCACGGTTGCCGTGTCTACCTCAAGCGGGAGGACCTGAACCACACCGGGGCACACAAGATCAACAACACCATCGGCCAGATCCTCGTCGCCAAACAACTGGGGAAAAGCAGGATCATCGCCGAAACCGGCGCCGGACAGCATGGTGTGGCAACCGCCACCGTCTGTGCGCTGATGCAGATGGAGTGTATCGTATATATGGGCAAGACCGATGTGGAGCGACAAGCGGTCAACGTCAGAAAGATGGAGATGCTGGGCGCGACGGTCGTCCCGGTCACCTCGGGAAACATGACGCTGAAGGATGCTACCAACGAGGCGATACGCGACTGGTGCTGCAACCCCGCAAACACCCACTACATCATCGGCTCCACCGTAGGACCGCACCCCTACCCCGACATGGTGGCCCGACTGCAGTCGGTCATCAGTGAAGAGATCGGCAGGCAACTGATGGAAAAGGAGAACCGTCCCTCTCCCGATTACCTTGTTGCGTGCGTGGGCGGAGGCAGCAACGCCGCCGGAACCATCTACCACTTCCTTGCTGAGGAGAGAGTGAAGATCGTGCTGGCCGAAGCGGGCGGCAAGGGGATCCACAGCGGAGAGTCTGCCGCCACCATCCAGATCGGCACCGAAGGGATCATCCATGGATGCAAAACATTGGTGATGCAGACCGAAGACGGGCAGATCACCGAACCCTATTCCATCTCGGCAGGACTGGACTATCCGGGTATCGGTCCCATCCACGCCCATCTGGCTAAAACCAGACGGGCAAAGGTGGTTGCCGTCAACGACGACGAAGCACTGCGGGCAGGTCTTGCACTCACCCGAAACGAAGGGATCATTCCTGCCCTGGAATCGGCCCATGCGATAGCTGCCCTCGACAAGATCCGGTTCAACCAGGGCGATCTGGTTGTCCTCACCCTGTCGGGTCGAGGCGACAAGGACCTGGAGACCTATTTCAAGATCAACGATATTATAGAGTGA
- the rlmD gene encoding 23S rRNA (uracil(1939)-C(5))-methyltransferase RlmD encodes MAKKRKQLPLLEKIPITGVAAEGKAIARIDGMTLFVPFAVPGDVADIQITKKKSNYAEGRVVRFESLSEKRTAAFCDHFGVCGGCKWQILPYEEQLKYKQQQVEDNLTRIGKVELPEISPILGAEETTFYRNKLEFTFSDKRWLTEQELGSVSDPGQMNGLGFHIPGMFDKVLDIRKCWLQDDLSNQIRNAVRSFCLENGYTFFDLRNQSGLMRTLILRNTSAGEWMVIVVFYEEDEEKRERLLNFIAGKFPQITSLLYIINRKANDTITDQEVVCWKGRDHIVEEMEGLQFKIGPKSFYQTNSRQAYNLYRIAREFAGLTGSECVYDLYTGTGTIANFVARMADKVIGIEYVEEAIEDAKENSRNNNIANTSFFAGDMRKILTAEFIREHGRPDVIITDPPRAGMHDDVLRVMLAAEPKRIVYVSCNPATQARDLGLLDTKYKVTAVQPVDMFPHTHHVENVVLLEKRV; translated from the coding sequence ATGGCAAAAAAGAGAAAGCAACTACCCTTGTTGGAAAAGATACCGATTACCGGCGTGGCGGCAGAAGGTAAAGCGATTGCCCGGATTGACGGGATGACGCTCTTTGTCCCTTTCGCCGTTCCTGGCGATGTGGCCGATATACAGATTACAAAAAAGAAGAGCAATTATGCCGAGGGACGGGTGGTCCGGTTTGAATCCCTTTCCGAAAAGAGAACGGCTGCCTTTTGCGACCATTTTGGTGTCTGCGGGGGGTGCAAGTGGCAGATTCTTCCTTACGAAGAGCAGTTGAAATATAAGCAGCAGCAGGTTGAGGATAACCTGACACGCATCGGCAAGGTGGAACTGCCGGAAATCTCCCCCATCTTGGGAGCCGAGGAGACCACCTTTTACCGGAACAAGTTGGAGTTCACCTTTTCCGACAAGCGGTGGCTGACTGAGCAGGAGCTGGGCTCGGTGAGTGATCCGGGGCAGATGAACGGATTGGGATTCCATATCCCCGGCATGTTCGACAAGGTGCTTGATATCCGGAAATGTTGGCTGCAGGACGATCTCTCCAACCAGATCCGTAACGCCGTCCGGAGCTTTTGCCTTGAGAACGGCTACACCTTTTTCGACCTGAGAAACCAGAGCGGACTGATGCGCACGCTTATCCTGCGCAATACTTCAGCGGGAGAGTGGATGGTGATTGTGGTGTTCTACGAGGAGGACGAGGAGAAGCGGGAACGGCTACTCAACTTCATTGCCGGTAAATTCCCGCAAATCACCTCGTTGCTCTATATCATCAACCGGAAGGCCAACGATACCATTACCGACCAGGAGGTGGTTTGCTGGAAGGGGCGCGATCATATCGTGGAGGAGATGGAGGGACTACAATTCAAGATTGGACCCAAATCGTTCTACCAGACCAACAGCCGCCAGGCTTACAATCTCTATCGGATCGCGCGGGAGTTTGCCGGGCTGACGGGTAGCGAATGTGTCTATGATCTCTATACCGGGACGGGAACCATTGCCAATTTTGTGGCCCGGATGGCCGACAAGGTGATAGGTATAGAATATGTGGAGGAGGCAATCGAAGATGCGAAGGAGAATTCGCGCAACAACAACATCGCGAATACCTCCTTTTTTGCCGGCGACATGCGAAAAATCCTTACGGCGGAGTTTATCCGGGAGCATGGTCGTCCCGACGTGATCATCACCGACCCGCCTCGCGCCGGGATGCACGACGACGTGCTGCGGGTCATGCTCGCGGCAGAACCAAAGCGGATCGTGTATGTGAGTTGCAACCCGGCAACCCAAGCACGAGACTTGGGCCTGTTGGATACCAAATACAAGGTGACGGCGGTGCAGCCGGTTGACATGTTCCCGCATACCCATCACGTGGAGAACGTGGTGTTGCTGGAAAAGAGGGTATAG
- a CDS encoding ferritin: protein MVSKKLEDAINAQINAEFWSAYLYLSMSAHFANQGLMGFSNWFKVQFQEEQDHAQKFMNYLISKGNKVELKPIEKVETSWESILKAFEDTLAHERVVTGLINNLVSIARSENDYATENMLQWFVNEQVEEEETAQGMIDSLKLIGTNGFGIYTMDKELAQRTYTPLGTGTTAE, encoded by the coding sequence ATGGTAAGTAAAAAGCTTGAAGACGCTATTAATGCGCAAATTAACGCAGAATTCTGGTCTGCCTACCTCTATCTCTCCATGTCGGCCCATTTCGCCAATCAGGGATTGATGGGATTCTCGAACTGGTTTAAAGTACAGTTCCAGGAAGAACAGGATCATGCACAGAAATTTATGAACTACCTGATTTCCAAAGGAAATAAAGTAGAATTGAAGCCCATTGAAAAGGTAGAAACCTCTTGGGAATCGATATTGAAAGCATTCGAAGACACCCTGGCACACGAAAGGGTGGTCACCGGACTGATCAACAACCTGGTCAGTATCGCAAGAAGCGAAAATGACTATGCAACTGAAAACATGCTGCAATGGTTTGTAAACGAACAGGTTGAAGAAGAGGAGACAGCACAGGGCATGATCGACAGCCTGAAGCTGATCGGCACCAACGGTTTCGGAATCTACACGATGGACAAAGAGTTGGCTCAACGGACCTACACACCGCTGGGCACCGGTACGACAGCCGAATAA
- a CDS encoding DUF4982 domain-containing protein, with the protein MRKAQLLTILLLLAAVFAAGAQPRREITLKKGWLFSREDNPAAAQSGFNDGNWQSVTVPHDWAIYGPFDKSNDIHRMAIVQDGQTTAIEHYGRTGGLPFTGAGWYRNRFTIPGFTGGKRVHLLFDGAMSNARVYVNGREVGYWPNGYNSFYFDITDFVHEEGRENLLAVRLENFEEQSRWYPGAGLYRNVHLIVTEKTYIPIWGSYVTTPVVTPGFARVNVRTRVESAGGGTLKLVTQIRDETQQTVATAESTLSESDMGQFSQELVVENPRLWDIKQPNLYTAVSRLYEDGRLVDEYCTPFGIRTLEIRPDEGFFLNGREVKFKGVCLHHDLGPLGAAVNEAAIRRQIRTMQDMGANAIRTSHNMPAPEFVRIADEMGMMLMVESFDEWAIPKVKNGYNRYFKSWAERDLVNLLHHYRNNPSVVMWCIGNEVEEQSHKHGSRVARFLQDICHREDPTRPVTNGMDRPDQVLSNHMAAMMEVPGFNYRPFRYREAYDRLPQQIILGSETASTLSSRGVYKFPVVRRSMAQYDDHQASSYDVEHCSWSNLPEDDFIQHDELPYTIGEFIWTGIDYLGEPTPYYSAWPSHSSLFGAVDLAGIPKDRFYLYRSHWNSDAETLHILPHWNWKGREGEVTPIFVYTSYPSAELFINGKSQGLRTKDLSVPLEGSDSAEARKRLERQKRYRLMWMDTRYEPGTVRVVAYDNDGKAVAEKEIHTAGKPHRIVLEADRREIDGDGEDIAFVNVKLVDKAGNFCPTDDREISFTVKGAGRFKAVANGNPASLESFQLPRMKLFSGQLTALVQAGEESGTLVLEAKAEGVRSGRVEIRVK; encoded by the coding sequence ATGAGAAAAGCTCAACTTCTAACAATACTTTTGCTTCTGGCAGCGGTTTTCGCTGCCGGAGCACAACCAAGAAGAGAGATTACCCTAAAAAAGGGGTGGCTCTTTTCCCGCGAAGATAATCCGGCCGCAGCTCAATCCGGGTTCAATGATGGCAACTGGCAATCGGTGACGGTTCCACACGATTGGGCCATTTACGGCCCGTTCGACAAGTCGAACGATATCCACCGGATGGCTATCGTTCAGGACGGACAGACCACTGCTATTGAACATTACGGCCGGACAGGGGGATTGCCCTTTACCGGTGCAGGATGGTACCGGAACCGGTTTACCATCCCCGGCTTTACCGGCGGGAAGCGGGTCCATCTCCTGTTCGACGGGGCGATGAGCAATGCCCGGGTTTATGTAAACGGCAGGGAGGTAGGTTACTGGCCCAACGGATACAACAGTTTTTATTTCGATATTACAGACTTTGTTCATGAGGAGGGGAGGGAGAACCTGTTGGCTGTCCGGCTCGAAAATTTTGAAGAGCAGTCGCGCTGGTACCCGGGTGCAGGGCTTTACCGCAATGTACACCTGATTGTTACGGAGAAAACATATATACCTATCTGGGGAAGCTACGTCACTACTCCCGTTGTGACCCCCGGTTTTGCACGGGTGAATGTCCGTACGCGCGTGGAGAGTGCCGGCGGGGGGACCTTGAAGCTGGTCACTCAGATCAGGGATGAGACGCAGCAGACAGTCGCTACTGCAGAGAGCACTCTCTCGGAAAGCGATATGGGCCAGTTCTCACAGGAGCTGGTCGTTGAAAATCCCCGGTTGTGGGACATCAAACAGCCGAACCTCTATACAGCGGTATCCCGGCTGTATGAAGATGGTCGGCTGGTGGATGAGTACTGCACCCCTTTCGGAATCCGGACCCTGGAGATCAGGCCCGACGAGGGATTCTTTCTCAACGGCAGAGAGGTCAAGTTCAAGGGTGTCTGTCTCCATCACGACTTGGGACCGCTGGGTGCTGCCGTCAATGAGGCGGCCATCCGTCGCCAGATACGTACCATGCAGGATATGGGTGCCAATGCGATCCGCACCTCCCACAACATGCCCGCACCCGAATTTGTCCGGATTGCCGATGAGATGGGGATGATGCTGATGGTGGAGAGCTTCGACGAATGGGCCATCCCGAAGGTGAAAAATGGGTACAACCGCTATTTCAAGTCGTGGGCGGAGAGGGATCTGGTCAACCTGTTGCACCACTACCGGAACAATCCCAGTGTGGTGATGTGGTGTATCGGCAATGAGGTGGAGGAGCAGAGCCATAAGCATGGTTCGCGGGTGGCGAGATTCCTGCAGGATATCTGTCACCGGGAGGATCCGACGCGTCCGGTAACCAACGGGATGGACCGGCCCGATCAGGTACTTTCCAACCATATGGCGGCGATGATGGAGGTCCCGGGATTCAACTACCGGCCCTTCCGTTACCGGGAGGCGTATGACCGCCTGCCACAACAGATCATACTGGGCAGTGAGACCGCCTCCACCCTCAGTTCGCGCGGGGTATACAAGTTTCCGGTAGTGCGGAGGTCGATGGCCCAGTACGATGACCACCAGGCGTCATCGTACGACGTGGAGCACTGCAGCTGGTCGAATCTGCCAGAGGACGATTTCATCCAGCACGATGAGTTACCCTATACCATCGGTGAGTTTATCTGGACAGGCATCGACTACCTGGGCGAGCCCACCCCCTACTACAGCGCCTGGCCCAGCCACAGCTCCCTCTTTGGGGCGGTGGATCTGGCAGGTATCCCCAAGGATCGTTTCTATCTCTACCGCAGTCACTGGAACAGCGACGCGGAGACCCTCCATATCCTGCCCCACTGGAACTGGAAGGGACGTGAAGGGGAGGTGACACCTATCTTTGTCTATACCAGTTACCCGTCGGCCGAACTCTTCATCAACGGGAAGAGTCAGGGTCTCCGCACGAAGGATCTCTCCGTACCACTCGAAGGGAGCGATTCGGCCGAAGCACGGAAAAGGTTAGAACGGCAGAAACGGTACCGGCTGATGTGGATGGATACCCGCTATGAGCCGGGGACGGTAAGGGTGGTGGCTTACGATAACGATGGGAAGGCGGTTGCAGAGAAAGAGATACATACTGCCGGAAAGCCGCACCGTATTGTGCTGGAGGCCGATCGCCGCGAGATCGATGGCGACGGTGAGGATATTGCCTTCGTGAATGTGAAGCTCGTGGACAAGGCTGGCAATTTCTGTCCCACGGATGACCGGGAGATCAGCTTCACGGTGAAGGGTGCCGGCAGATTCAAGGCGGTCGCCAATGGAAATCCGGCCAGCCTGGAGTCGTTCCAGCTTCCCCGGATGAAGCTCTTCAGCGGCCAGCTCACAGCCTTGGTGCAGGCAGGAGAAGAGTCCGGGACTCTTGTGTTGGAAGCAAAGGCGGAAGGGGTTCGCAGCGGCCGGGTCGAGATTCGGGTAAAATAG
- a CDS encoding anthranilate synthase component I family protein, with the protein MSYAYTTNCKKVMGDLHTPVSLYLKVRDAFPQSALLESSDYHANENSTSYIGLKPIACIDINRGECIESYPDGRTVNTRISEEVTISAALSSFISNFRIQGDNASLTGLFGYTTFNCVKYTEGINIKESTEERNDAPDMRYILYKYLMVFNHQSDELLLIELLSDGEESSLHILENRINARNFASYDFFIHGRESSPITDEQFIEHVRQGIDHCYRGDLFQIVLSRRFVQEFSGDDFKVYRALRTINPSPYLFYFDFGGFRIFGSSPETHCRITGRTISIDPIAGTAKRTGNIQEDARATERLKNDPKENAEHVMLVDLARNDLSRNAQRVKLDFYRQVQYYSHVIHLVSRVSGTLDEGVHPIQAFFDTFPAGTLSGAPKVRAMQLISEIEEHNRGAYGGCIGFIGFNGDINQAITIRTFVSRNNQLWYQAGAGIVSQSVPENELREVNNKLGALKKAIDLAGKLNNA; encoded by the coding sequence ATGTCATACGCTTATACAACGAACTGCAAAAAGGTGATGGGCGACCTCCATACGCCGGTAAGCCTCTACCTGAAGGTCCGTGACGCCTTTCCCCAGTCGGCTCTGCTCGAAAGCTCCGATTATCACGCCAACGAGAACAGCACATCCTATATCGGACTGAAACCGATTGCCTGCATCGACATTAACCGGGGCGAGTGTATCGAAAGCTATCCCGACGGCAGAACCGTCAATACCCGTATATCGGAAGAGGTTACCATATCAGCGGCATTGAGCAGCTTTATCAGCAATTTCCGGATCCAGGGCGACAATGCATCCCTAACGGGACTTTTCGGCTATACCACCTTCAACTGTGTGAAGTATACCGAGGGGATCAACATCAAGGAGAGTACCGAGGAGCGCAACGACGCACCCGATATGAGGTATATCCTCTACAAATACCTGATGGTCTTCAACCACCAGAGCGACGAACTGCTGCTGATCGAACTGCTTTCCGATGGCGAAGAGAGCTCCCTCCATATACTGGAGAACCGGATCAATGCCAGGAATTTCGCATCGTACGACTTCTTTATCCACGGCCGGGAATCGAGTCCCATTACCGACGAGCAGTTCATAGAGCATGTAAGGCAGGGGATCGATCACTGTTATCGGGGCGATCTGTTCCAGATCGTTCTCTCCCGCCGTTTCGTGCAGGAGTTCTCGGGCGATGATTTCAAGGTTTACCGCGCCTTGCGTACCATCAATCCCTCACCCTATCTCTTCTACTTCGACTTTGGCGGCTTCCGCATCTTCGGCTCGTCGCCCGAGACCCATTGCCGGATTACCGGCAGGACAATCAGCATCGATCCGATTGCCGGAACGGCCAAACGTACAGGGAACATTCAGGAGGATGCCCGGGCGACCGAACGCCTCAAAAACGACCCCAAAGAGAATGCCGAACACGTGATGCTGGTCGACCTGGCCCGGAACGACCTGAGCCGGAACGCCCAAAGGGTCAAGCTCGATTTTTACCGGCAGGTGCAGTATTACTCGCACGTCATCCACCTGGTCTCACGTGTAAGCGGAACGCTCGATGAGGGCGTCCATCCCATCCAGGCCTTTTTCGACACCTTCCCCGCCGGGACCCTCTCGGGAGCACCCAAGGTGAGGGCGATGCAACTGATCTCGGAGATCGAAGAGCACAACCGCGGGGCATACGGGGGCTGTATCGGGTTTATCGGTTTCAACGGCGATATCAATCAGGCGATCACCATCCGCACCTTTGTGAGCCGGAACAACCAGCTCTGGTACCAGGCCGGTGCAGGAATCGTATCACAGAGCGTTCCCGAGAATGAACTCCGGGAGGTCAACAACAAGCTGGGAGCCCTCAAGAAGGCGATCGACCTGGCAGGGAAGCTGAACAATGCATGA
- a CDS encoding IS5 family transposase → MLAKQQDRSQHSLFFSLESTLNHKHPLFILANKIDWEMFEREFSPLYCPDNGRPAKPIRLMVGLLILKHIRDLSDESVVEQWSENNYYQYFCGEQEFQPRVPCEASELVHFRHRIGKEGIELILRESIRINGKDSNDKDVYIDTTVQEKNITFPTDDKLAKKIIKRCWKIADRNSLDLRQSYRRILKDLSYDQRFRNHPRNKGKARKADKKVRTIAGRLVRDVERKLGTMVDGYRNELDLYKRVLAQKKKDKNKVYSLHEVDVQCISKGKEHKLYEFGNKVSITRTGSGVIVGALSFRNEFDGHTLDKAIEQVEKLTERKPRNGICDRGYRGRSKVRDTLIHIPKSFSKALSTYRKNKERKYFRKRAGIEPVIGHLKEDHRLSCNYYKGITGDEINVMLAAAGFNFKRMMNKWKSSFWLFLEKIIVFLNRQLHPIRGGEILQTREKWAF, encoded by the coding sequence ATGCTGGCAAAACAACAAGACCGTTCACAACACTCATTGTTCTTTTCACTGGAAAGCACATTGAATCATAAGCACCCGCTATTCATTCTGGCCAATAAAATTGATTGGGAGATGTTTGAAAGAGAGTTCTCACCCCTGTATTGTCCCGATAACGGACGTCCGGCGAAGCCCATTCGCCTGATGGTGGGATTATTGATCCTGAAACACATCCGAGATCTCTCGGATGAAAGCGTGGTGGAACAATGGAGTGAAAACAATTACTACCAGTATTTTTGTGGTGAACAGGAATTCCAACCTCGTGTTCCTTGTGAAGCGTCAGAGTTGGTTCATTTCCGTCACCGCATCGGCAAAGAGGGTATTGAGCTGATCTTAAGGGAGAGCATCCGTATCAATGGTAAAGACTCGAACGACAAGGACGTTTACATCGACACCACTGTCCAGGAGAAAAATATCACCTTCCCCACGGATGACAAACTGGCAAAGAAGATTATCAAGAGGTGCTGGAAGATAGCAGACAGGAACAGTTTGGATTTGCGCCAGAGTTACAGGCGAATCCTGAAAGATCTTTCCTACGATCAGCGCTTCCGAAATCACCCACGAAACAAGGGTAAAGCCAGGAAAGCGGATAAGAAAGTGAGAACCATAGCCGGACGGCTGGTACGCGATGTGGAAAGGAAGCTGGGTACCATGGTTGATGGTTACCGGAATGAACTGGACCTGTACAAGCGGGTACTGGCCCAGAAGAAGAAAGACAAGAACAAGGTTTATTCACTGCACGAGGTGGATGTGCAATGCATCAGCAAGGGGAAAGAGCATAAACTGTACGAGTTTGGAAACAAGGTATCCATCACACGAACCGGTAGCGGTGTAATTGTTGGAGCACTGAGTTTTAGAAATGAATTTGACGGGCACACGCTAGACAAGGCTATCGAGCAAGTGGAGAAGTTGACGGAAAGAAAACCCCGAAACGGTATCTGCGACAGGGGGTACCGGGGAAGAAGTAAAGTCAGGGATACACTCATCCACATCCCCAAATCCTTTTCAAAGGCTCTAAGCACCTATAGGAAGAATAAAGAGAGAAAGTACTTCCGCAAGCGGGCAGGTATTGAGCCTGTAATCGGACACCTGAAAGAAGATCACCGTCTCTCCTGCAATTACTACAAGGGAATCACCGGGGATGAGATCAATGTTATGCTCGCAGCTGCCGGATTCAACTTCAAAAGGATGATGAACAAGTGGAAGTCATCTTTTTGGCTCTTCCTTGAAAAGATAATTGTGTTCCTGAACAGGCAACTTCACCCCATCAGGGGAGGTGAAATTTTACAAACCAGAGAAAAATGGGCTTTTTAA